In Afipia carboxidovorans OM5, the sequence GAAGCTCGATTTCGACATCGCCGCCAACAATCTGCAATCGCTCGATGCGGTCGCAAACAAGGTGCCGGTGGTCGCTGTCGCCGCGATCTTCCAGAAGGACCCGCAGGTGTTCATCACGCATCCGCAGGCCAAGGTGACCAAGCTCGAGGATCTGAAGCCGCTGACGCTGTTCGTCTCGAAAGAGGGAATGCCGACCTATTTCCAGTGGCTCAAGAGCGAGTACGGTTTCAGCGAGGATCACGTCAAACCCTACACCTCCAACGCGCAGCCCTTTCTTGCGGATCGAAACAGCGCGATGCAGGGCTATGTGACCTCGGAGCCGTTCGCCATCGAGCAGAAAGCGAAGTTCAAGCCGACCGTGATCCTGCTCGCCGATTACGGCTTCAACGCCTATTCGACCTTCATCGAGACGCGCGCCGATCTCATCGAGAAAAACCCCGATCTTGTGCAGCGTTTCGTCGATGCCTCGATCGTCGGCTGGTATCGTTACCTCTATGGCGACAACAGCGCAGGCAATGCACTTATCAAGAAAATGAATCCGGAAATGACGGATGCGCTGCTCGATTATACCGTTGCCCGGATGAAGGACCATGGCATCGTCGATTCCGGCGATACGGTGAAAAACGGAATCGGCGCAATGAGCGACGAGCGGATGGCGGATTTCTTCTCGACCATGGTGCGTGCGGGCGTGGTTCGCCGCGACATCGATTTCCGCAAGGCCTACACGCTGCGCTTCGTCAATAAGGGTGTCGGACTCAATCTGCGGCCCGCGCCATGACGGCGATCCGCTGCAGCGAAATCAGGAAGGTTTATCCGCGCGGCGTCGATGCGCTTGGGCCGGTCAGCCTGACGATTGACGAGGGCGAGTTCGTCTCGCTGCTTGGCCCATCTGGATGCGGCAAGTCTACTTTGCTGCGGATCATCGCCGGGCTGGAGCGCCCGAGCGCGGGAGAGATCGTTATCGGCACGCGAACGCGGCCGTCCTCCGGCGGCATCGGCTTTGTGTTTCAGGAGCCGACGCTGATGCCATGGGCGAGCGTGCGCGACAATGTCCGCCTGCCGCTGCGGCTCACGCACGACATGAGTGCGGCAAGCCTTGCACGGGTGGATGATTTGCTCGCGCGCGTCGGCCTGGCCGAATTCGCCGAGGCGTACCCGCGCGAACTCTCCGGCGGTATGAAGATGCGGGTATCGCTCGCGCGGGCGCTGGTGACGGACCCCGATATTTTGCTGCTCGACGAGCCATTCGCCGCGCTCGACGAGATCACCCGTTTTCGCCTCAACAACGATCTGCTGGCGCTGTGGCGCGACCTCGGCAAGACCGTGGTGTTCGTCACCCATTCGGTTTTCGAATCCGTCTTTTTGTCCCAGCGCGTGGTCGTGCTGACCGCGCGCCCCGGCCAGATCAGTTCAGAGCACCGCATCGATGCGCCGGAACCACGGGACGAGAGTTTCCGCACCTCTGCGCCCTATGCCGCCTATTGCCGGGAGGTCTCCGCGGCGTTAGCGCGAGCGAGCGTGGCGCCACACGATATGGTCGCTGGATAAGGGTCGGGACGATGGATATGCCCAGCCGCTCGCCCCAAAGGATGCTGCGCATTCTGATGCCGCTCGTCGTTTTCGTGGTCGTGGCGGGTATCTGGGAAGCGGTGGTCCGTCTGCGCGAGATTCCACCCTATATCCTGCCCGCCCCGAGCCTCATTCTCGAAACGCTGGTGAGGGATTGGGCGCTTCTGTTCGCATCGCTCCTTGCGACGTTGCGGGCGACGCTCGAAGGTTTTCTCGCCGCCGTTGTCGGCGGTATCGGGTTGGCGCTTCTCTTCAGCCGCGCAAAATGGGTTGAAGATGCGTTCCTGCCCTATGCGGTGATCCTGCAGGTAACGCCGGTCATCGCCATTGCTCCGCTGCTTCTCGTCTATCTTCCGCAGCATCTGGCGGTGGTGGCGTGCGCATGGATCGTTGCGTTCTTTCCAGTGCTGTCGAATACCCTGCTCGGGCTGAAATCGGTCGACCGTAATCTCGCGGGGCTGTTTGCGCTGTACGATGCTTCGCCCGCGCAGAAGTTGTGGCGGCTGCGTCTGCCTTCGGCGCTGCCCTACATCATGGGCGGCCTGCGGATTGCCGGCGGCTTGTCGCTGATCGGCGCGGTGGTCGCGGAAATCGCGGCGGGATCGGCCGGCTCCGGCTCCGGCCTTGCGTTCCGGATCGCCGAGGCGGGTTACCGTCTCGATATTCCACGGATGTTTGCGGCCTTGGCGCTCTTGTCGGCCGCGGGGATTGTGATCTATGCCG encodes:
- a CDS encoding ABC transporter substrate-binding protein: MRCPLSLRALTAAGLLVLSFGVPSQAQDTQKLDKVSFGTNWLAEGEHGGFFQALADDTYKSYGLDVTIVPGGPNVNNRIMLLSKKLDFDIAANNLQSLDAVANKVPVVAVAAIFQKDPQVFITHPQAKVTKLEDLKPLTLFVSKEGMPTYFQWLKSEYGFSEDHVKPYTSNAQPFLADRNSAMQGYVTSEPFAIEQKAKFKPTVILLADYGFNAYSTFIETRADLIEKNPDLVQRFVDASIVGWYRYLYGDNSAGNALIKKMNPEMTDALLDYTVARMKDHGIVDSGDTVKNGIGAMSDERMADFFSTMVRAGVVRRDIDFRKAYTLRFVNKGVGLNLRPAP
- a CDS encoding ABC transporter ATP-binding protein; translation: MTAIRCSEIRKVYPRGVDALGPVSLTIDEGEFVSLLGPSGCGKSTLLRIIAGLERPSAGEIVIGTRTRPSSGGIGFVFQEPTLMPWASVRDNVRLPLRLTHDMSAASLARVDDLLARVGLAEFAEAYPRELSGGMKMRVSLARALVTDPDILLLDEPFAALDEITRFRLNNDLLALWRDLGKTVVFVTHSVFESVFLSQRVVVLTARPGQISSEHRIDAPEPRDESFRTSAPYAAYCREVSAALARASVAPHDMVAG
- a CDS encoding ABC transporter permease, coding for MDMPSRSPQRMLRILMPLVVFVVVAGIWEAVVRLREIPPYILPAPSLILETLVRDWALLFASLLATLRATLEGFLAAVVGGIGLALLFSRAKWVEDAFLPYAVILQVTPVIAIAPLLLVYLPQHLAVVACAWIVAFFPVLSNTLLGLKSVDRNLAGLFALYDASPAQKLWRLRLPSALPYIMGGLRIAGGLSLIGAVVAEIAAGSAGSGSGLAFRIAEAGYRLDIPRMFAALALLSAAGIVIYAGLSALSRLVLRRWHESALEGE